One region of Micromonospora ureilytica genomic DNA includes:
- a CDS encoding helix-turn-helix transcriptional regulator, whose amino-acid sequence MSHVDPRFGAQLRALRAERGLSLRALGQLAHRGKSHLHDLETGAKAPTPETARHLDEVLRADGALARLVDEPVDHDTEAGELLARVRVSDVSAETLARIEAGVDDLASAYALVRPVDLLPMVRRQLAYVGRLLDGRGTLAQRRRLVVAGGWLTVLRATVHIDLLQQPAAGAHLRTAMALAEHAEHPEIQAWCLETQAWDWLTRGDCRRAMDLSRQAQRVAPRASSAYIQATAQEARVWARLADVRRTRDALDRLERLTANLPVPERAEHHYRYDPTKALAYTATTLSWAGDPAAEQMARAALAELDPRGDGGERPRRSASARLDLATALLATDQPDEASVVAADAVRSGRVVASNWWRAREVLRKVERTGTAEAAAFREVYEECRPVAR is encoded by the coding sequence GTGTCGCATGTCGATCCACGCTTCGGTGCCCAACTGCGTGCGCTTCGGGCCGAACGTGGGCTGTCGTTGCGGGCGCTCGGTCAGCTCGCTCACCGGGGGAAGAGCCACCTGCACGATCTGGAGACCGGGGCGAAGGCTCCCACCCCCGAAACGGCGAGGCACCTCGATGAGGTGTTGCGAGCCGACGGGGCACTCGCCCGCCTGGTGGACGAGCCCGTCGACCACGACACCGAGGCCGGGGAGCTGCTGGCTCGGGTGCGGGTCAGCGATGTCAGCGCCGAGACGCTCGCTCGGATCGAGGCGGGTGTGGACGACCTGGCAAGCGCATACGCGCTCGTGCGGCCGGTCGATCTTCTGCCGATGGTGCGTCGCCAGTTGGCCTATGTGGGGCGGCTGCTCGACGGTCGTGGCACGTTGGCGCAGCGCCGGCGACTCGTCGTTGCCGGTGGTTGGCTGACTGTGCTGCGGGCGACGGTGCACATCGATCTGCTGCAACAGCCCGCCGCAGGCGCTCATCTGCGTACGGCCATGGCTCTTGCCGAGCATGCTGAGCATCCGGAGATCCAGGCGTGGTGTCTGGAGACGCAGGCGTGGGACTGGCTCACCCGGGGCGACTGCCGCCGGGCGATGGACCTTTCGCGGCAGGCGCAGCGGGTGGCGCCTCGAGCTAGTTCGGCGTACATCCAGGCGACCGCCCAGGAGGCGCGGGTGTGGGCGCGGTTGGCCGACGTGCGGCGGACGCGTGATGCGCTGGATCGGCTGGAGCGGTTGACAGCCAACTTGCCGGTGCCGGAACGGGCCGAGCACCACTACCGGTACGACCCGACAAAGGCGCTGGCGTACACGGCGACCACGCTGTCGTGGGCGGGCGACCCGGCTGCCGAGCAGATGGCACGGGCTGCCTTGGCGGAATTGGACCCGCGCGGTGATGGTGGTGAGCGGCCACGGCGCTCCGCTTCCGCCCGACTGGATCTCGCCACGGCACTGTTGGCCACCGACCAGCCGGACGAGGCCAGCGTCGTCGCCGCCGACGCGGTCCGGTCGGGGCGAGTGGTGGCCTCGAACTGGTGGCGGGCGCGGGAAGTGCTCAGGAAGGTGGAGCGCACCGGGACAGCGGAGGCGGCGGCATTCCGCGAGGTGTACGAGGAGTGCCGGCCCGTTGCTCGATAG
- a CDS encoding helix-turn-helix domain-containing protein: MSRDPVPIGRRVAYLRVRRRLSQQSFADRLGKSKSWVDKVERGVRSLERVSTIREIAAVLRIDAAVLLGRDVQPAGVAERREGVARIRAALSTYPMAFGRATDREVMSPDWLAREVRHAWMTYQHARYPRLVELLPTLVTEVHRAHVQDPEAGRAAVVEAYRVTAALLVKLDEGSLAWLAADRAMSAAAGDRVLLGCAAVQLGQVLRASARAGPVMLAAASQVARGTPEEMSLRGSLLVQAALIAARAGDDRLVSDLLDEAAALAVQVGDGHDHHRTAFGPTAVELARVAAAVELGDGLQAVARHEKAIGRDGWRWLPVEHRAGHLIDAARAYLQADNPANAARVLLRADSIAPSEIRHRPAARDLVAQVARDPDVPPTITQLAIALGVL, translated from the coding sequence GTGAGTCGTGATCCGGTGCCGATCGGTCGGCGGGTCGCGTACCTGCGGGTGCGGCGGAGGTTGTCGCAGCAGTCGTTCGCGGATCGGTTGGGGAAGTCGAAGAGCTGGGTGGACAAGGTCGAGCGCGGAGTCCGTTCCCTGGAGCGGGTGTCGACCATCCGGGAGATCGCGGCCGTGCTGAGGATTGATGCCGCAGTTCTCCTCGGCCGCGATGTCCAGCCCGCCGGAGTGGCCGAGCGTCGCGAGGGCGTGGCGCGGATTCGGGCCGCGCTGTCGACGTACCCGATGGCTTTTGGTCGCGCGACGGACCGGGAGGTGATGTCGCCCGATTGGTTGGCTCGGGAGGTGCGGCATGCGTGGATGACCTACCAGCACGCTCGGTACCCGCGTCTGGTCGAGCTGTTGCCCACGTTGGTGACCGAGGTTCACCGCGCCCACGTGCAGGACCCGGAGGCCGGGCGGGCGGCGGTGGTGGAGGCGTATCGGGTGACGGCGGCGCTCCTGGTCAAGCTGGACGAGGGGAGTCTCGCCTGGCTGGCCGCTGACCGAGCGATGTCGGCCGCCGCCGGTGACCGGGTGTTGTTGGGCTGCGCGGCGGTGCAGCTCGGGCAGGTGCTGCGGGCATCGGCGCGGGCCGGGCCGGTGATGTTGGCCGCCGCTTCGCAGGTCGCCCGTGGCACGCCGGAGGAGATGTCGCTGCGTGGATCGCTGCTCGTGCAGGCCGCCCTGATCGCGGCCAGGGCGGGCGACGACCGGTTGGTCAGTGACCTGCTGGACGAGGCCGCCGCGCTGGCCGTCCAGGTGGGCGACGGGCACGACCATCACCGGACGGCGTTCGGGCCGACGGCCGTCGAGCTGGCGCGGGTCGCCGCCGCTGTGGAGTTGGGCGACGGGCTGCAGGCGGTCGCCCGGCACGAGAAGGCGATCGGACGCGACGGGTGGCGGTGGCTGCCGGTCGAGCACCGCGCCGGGCACCTGATCGACGCGGCGCGCGCCTACCTCCAGGCGGACAACCCCGCCAACGCGGCCCGGGTCCTGTTGCGCGCCGACAGCATCGCGCCCTCCGAGATCCGCCACCGGCCGGCCGCGCGGGACCTGGTCGCCCAAGTCGCCCGCGACCCGGACGTCCCACCGACGATCACGCAGCTCGCCATCGCCCTCGGGGTGCTGTGA
- a CDS encoding MerR family transcriptional regulator yields the protein MDRNELYAIGDVARRTGLSVSAVRYYADAGVVTPHASTPAGHRLYDVSAIARLELVRTLRELDAGLDEIRRVLAGEATLRELASTHLALLARQEARLRSRRAVLSAILRQDSTAEQVTLMHKLVGMSDEERDRLIDEFWTEVSTGWEPPERMVEWWRAARPELPEHPTAAQLEAWIELAELVRDTEVRQAVRRELHEACTTGAGPLMTSSPMLDALEEGAAIGQPVMDAACEQVPPDSPRGREIADQWMGWLTGIFATPDSPGIPDTPEFRIQAADQMLKGAEWDRTPPEQEGPYDRYMELVTVVNDAPPERFPYEWLADALRASAVPAS from the coding sequence GTGGACCGAAACGAGCTGTATGCCATCGGGGACGTCGCCCGGCGGACCGGCCTGAGCGTCAGCGCCGTCCGGTACTACGCGGACGCCGGTGTCGTCACACCGCACGCCAGCACCCCGGCCGGCCACCGCCTGTACGACGTGTCGGCCATCGCCCGTCTGGAACTGGTCCGGACGCTGCGGGAACTCGACGCCGGCCTGGACGAGATCCGGCGGGTGCTGGCCGGCGAGGCGACACTGCGTGAGCTGGCCAGCACCCACCTGGCCCTGCTGGCCCGGCAGGAGGCACGGCTGCGCAGCCGGCGCGCCGTGCTGTCGGCCATCCTGCGGCAGGACTCCACGGCCGAGCAGGTCACGCTGATGCACAAGCTGGTCGGCATGTCGGACGAGGAACGCGACCGGCTGATCGACGAGTTCTGGACCGAGGTCTCCACCGGCTGGGAGCCGCCGGAGCGGATGGTCGAGTGGTGGCGGGCGGCCCGGCCGGAACTGCCCGAACATCCCACCGCCGCCCAGTTGGAGGCGTGGATCGAACTGGCCGAGCTGGTCCGGGACACCGAGGTCCGCCAGGCCGTACGCCGTGAGCTGCACGAGGCGTGCACCACCGGGGCCGGGCCGCTGATGACCTCGTCGCCAATGCTGGACGCCCTGGAAGAAGGCGCAGCGATCGGCCAGCCGGTGATGGACGCGGCGTGCGAGCAGGTGCCGCCGGACTCGCCCCGGGGTCGGGAGATCGCCGACCAGTGGATGGGGTGGCTGACCGGCATCTTCGCGACACCGGACAGCCCCGGGATCCCGGACACGCCCGAGTTCCGGATCCAGGCGGCCGACCAGATGCTGAAGGGCGCGGAGTGGGACCGCACGCCGCCGGAGCAGGAGGGACCGTACGACAGGTACATGGAACTGGTCACCGTCGTGAACGACGCGCCACCGGAGCGGTTCCCGTACGAGTGGCTGGCCGACGCACTGCGCGCGTCCGCCGTACCGGCTTCCTGA
- a CDS encoding winged helix-turn-helix transcriptional regulator produces MFSRWTTPILWALHEYGRQRFVELERRLTSITPKVLTQRLRQLERDGLVTRTYHAEVPPRVEYEITELGASLGPLFAHLATWADAHLGEVERAQRAYDAER; encoded by the coding sequence GTGTTCAGCCGATGGACCACACCCATCCTGTGGGCTCTGCACGAGTACGGTCGGCAGCGATTCGTGGAGCTGGAGCGCCGGCTGACCAGCATCACACCGAAAGTCCTCACGCAACGGCTACGCCAACTCGAACGCGACGGGCTCGTGACACGCACCTACCACGCCGAGGTGCCGCCCCGGGTCGAATACGAGATCACCGAGCTGGGCGCCAGCCTCGGTCCGCTCTTCGCGCACCTGGCCACCTGGGCCGACGCCCATCTCGGCGAGGTGGAGCGGGCACAGCGCGCCTATGACGCCGAACGATGA
- a CDS encoding NAD(P)H-binding protein has translation MFVVTGATGNVGQRLLSILAASGAATTAVSRARRPVVVPDGVRHHRADLERPESLRPALAGAEALYLLVEGAGAHLNVPEILRVTTAAGVKRIVLQSSQAVGTRPTTASHAPLHAIEDLVRRSGLGWTILRPGGFASNALAWAEPVRNGRTAAAPFGDVGLPVIDPDDIAEVAAVALRDGAHDGHTYELTGPALSTPRERVADLATALGEPISFIEQTPDEAREQMLQFMPPPVVEGTLAILGAPIAREQRISPDVSEVLGRPPRSFAAWAGRNIDIFR, from the coding sequence ATGTTCGTCGTGACAGGCGCCACCGGGAATGTTGGTCAGAGACTCTTGTCGATCCTCGCGGCCTCGGGTGCCGCGACGACGGCGGTGTCTCGTGCGCGACGCCCGGTCGTCGTACCAGACGGGGTGCGCCACCATCGCGCGGACCTCGAGCGGCCGGAGAGCCTCAGGCCGGCGCTCGCTGGCGCCGAAGCGCTGTACCTGCTCGTGGAGGGCGCCGGGGCGCATCTCAACGTGCCCGAGATCCTGCGGGTCACCACGGCCGCCGGCGTGAAGCGCATCGTGCTGCAATCCTCGCAAGCGGTTGGCACAAGGCCGACGACCGCCTCGCATGCGCCCCTGCACGCCATCGAAGACCTTGTACGCAGGTCCGGCCTCGGCTGGACGATCCTGCGCCCTGGCGGCTTCGCCTCCAATGCCCTCGCTTGGGCCGAACCGGTTCGCAACGGACGGACGGCGGCTGCACCGTTCGGCGATGTCGGTCTGCCTGTGATCGACCCGGACGACATCGCCGAGGTGGCGGCTGTCGCCCTTCGCGACGGTGCGCATGACGGTCACACGTATGAGCTGACCGGTCCGGCGCTGAGCACACCACGTGAACGGGTTGCCGATCTCGCTACCGCGCTCGGCGAACCGATCAGCTTCATCGAACAGACGCCCGACGAGGCCCGCGAACAGATGCTGCAGTTCATGCCACCACCGGTGGTCGAGGGAACGCTGGCGATCCTCGGCGCGCCGATCGCACGGGAGCAGCGGATCAGCCCGGACGTGTCGGAGGTACTGGGCCGACCGCCACGCTCCTTCGCCGCATGGGCCGGGCGCAACATCGACATCTTCCGCTGA
- a CDS encoding zinc-binding dehydrogenase yields the protein MPAASFPRPDDSGDIPLRVADVYPFADAAAAHERLAQGGVRGSVVIVP from the coding sequence ATGCCCGCGGCAAGTTTCCCAAGGCCAGATGACAGCGGAGACATCCCGCTCCGGGTCGCTGACGTGTACCCCTTCGCCGACGCGGCGGCCGCCCACGAGCGGCTGGCCCAGGGCGGCGTGCGCGGCAGCGTGGTGATCGTCCCCTGA
- a CDS encoding nuclear transport factor 2 family protein encodes MHRRPAGLSLAATRVRAVDDTSTARQAAHAYVDLLERRDWSGLAALLTDDVVYEMPQTRERIRGKDAFLRFNTEYPGDWHLRPRRVIVDGRLAALLLDVRVGDEQQDACVWLEMSEQGLISKIIDYWPEPYDPPQGREHLVERW; translated from the coding sequence ATGCACCGACGGCCCGCCGGATTGTCGCTGGCGGCGACTAGGGTCCGCGCCGTGGATGACACCTCGACGGCCCGGCAGGCCGCCCACGCCTACGTTGATCTTCTGGAGCGCCGCGACTGGTCCGGGTTGGCCGCCCTGCTCACCGATGATGTGGTCTACGAGATGCCGCAGACTCGGGAGCGCATTCGCGGCAAGGACGCGTTCCTGCGGTTCAACACCGAGTATCCCGGCGACTGGCACCTGCGGCCGCGACGGGTGATCGTCGATGGGCGCCTCGCTGCCCTGTTGCTCGACGTTCGCGTCGGCGACGAGCAGCAGGACGCGTGCGTCTGGCTGGAGATGTCCGAGCAGGGGCTGATCAGCAAGATCATCGACTACTGGCCCGAACCGTACGATCCGCCGCAGGGTCGGGAACACCTCGTGGAGCGGTGGTGA
- a CDS encoding alpha/beta fold hydrolase, with amino-acid sequence MVGIAQKPSVSAVQEGEFPVTHFRTATVNGIDIFYREAGPADGPAVLLLHGFPTASSQFRHLIPLLADRYRVIAPDFPGFGHSASPDRSTFDYTFANFADLMNGLIDQLGVDRYALYCFDYGAPTGYRLALKGPERVSALIVQNGNAYEEGLSEFWDPIKAYWADKTDERRQAIAFILKPDTVKQQYTAGVKDLSRLDPDRWLHDDVQLARPGNADIQLDLFYDYGSNVTLYPEFQAFFRDHQPPTLVVWGQNDPVFPAAGAHPYKRDLPSAEFHLLDTGHFLLEDKLDVAAPMIHDFLDRSIGRS; translated from the coding sequence ATGGTTGGCATTGCGCAGAAGCCCTCGGTCTCCGCCGTCCAGGAAGGCGAGTTTCCGGTCACGCACTTCCGCACGGCGACCGTGAACGGGATCGACATCTTCTACCGCGAAGCCGGCCCGGCCGATGGCCCTGCGGTCCTGCTGCTGCACGGATTTCCCACCGCGTCCTCGCAGTTCCGCCACCTGATCCCGCTGCTCGCGGACCGCTACCGGGTGATCGCCCCGGACTTCCCGGGTTTCGGCCACAGCGCCAGCCCGGACCGATCGACATTCGATTACACATTCGCCAACTTCGCCGACCTCATGAACGGGCTGATCGACCAGCTCGGAGTGGACCGATACGCGCTCTACTGTTTCGACTACGGGGCGCCGACCGGCTACCGGCTGGCCCTCAAGGGGCCCGAACGGGTCAGCGCGCTCATCGTGCAGAACGGCAACGCGTACGAAGAGGGCCTCAGCGAGTTCTGGGATCCGATCAAGGCCTACTGGGCGGACAAGACCGACGAGCGCCGCCAGGCCATCGCGTTCATCCTCAAGCCCGACACGGTCAAGCAGCAGTACACGGCCGGAGTGAAGGACCTCAGCCGGCTCGACCCCGACAGGTGGCTCCACGACGACGTACAGCTCGCCCGCCCCGGCAACGCGGACATCCAGCTGGATCTGTTCTACGACTACGGCAGCAACGTCACGTTGTACCCGGAATTCCAGGCCTTCTTCCGCGACCACCAGCCACCGACGCTTGTCGTCTGGGGCCAGAACGACCCGGTCTTCCCGGCCGCTGGCGCCCACCCCTACAAGCGCGACCTGCCGTCGGCCGAGTTCCACCTGCTCGACACCGGCCACTTCCTGCTGGAAGACAAGCTCGACGTCGCCGCGCCGATGATCCACGATTTCCTGGACCGCTCCATCGGCCGTTCCTGA
- a CDS encoding prolyl oligopeptidase family serine peptidase: MDFPELAARTRRFSHGAPRAVSVAEDGSRVIFLRSAGPEDPADALWLLDVATGEERLVADPATLLGEGGDVRSLSPGERALRERLRLSAAGIGSYALDAVGRVAVFALAGRLFRADLVHGDVVEVAAVGPVLDPRPDPSGQRLAYVTDAADGVRRGELRVIDPDGTDTLLAGEDAGVSWGLAEHIAAEEFGRFRGYWWAPDSRMVLAARVDESRLERWHLHDPAEPASPPTAIAYPRAGGPNAEVSLHLLDLDDGWVDVHWDRETYPYLTGVSWGDGSPLITVLRRSQQHGLVLAVDPRTGETQVHAELADPRWVEPIAGTPTHLPDGRVLVGGELAHDGYDARCLFADGTLLTPPSLYVRRVVGRLPAAAGPADLLVEASDGEPSERHLFRVRTTIGGGVDARRLTTDSGWYTAAVGGDVLAVGVASLDHAGVRWTVRRGDQEIAELRSFAATPPYSPLPLLERVTDRRLPAAVLYPDNHVTGRRLPVLLDIYGGPGHQEVVAARAAWLERQWWADAGFAVVTIDNRGTPGVAPSFEKAIHRRVADVILTDQIDALTALAGKHPDLDLSRVGVRGWSFGGWLAGLAVLRHPELFRCGIAGAPVTDWALYDTAYTERYLGLPEDGLDIYAHHSLVELAAEPVTGPDQARPLLLVHGMADDNVVAAHTLRLSAALLSTGRPHAVLPLTGATHLAANGTAERLLPLELDFLRTHLL; encoded by the coding sequence GTGGACTTTCCGGAGCTGGCCGCCCGCACCCGCCGGTTCAGCCACGGCGCGCCACGCGCTGTCTCGGTGGCTGAGGACGGCTCCCGGGTGATCTTCCTGCGCTCCGCCGGCCCCGAGGATCCGGCGGACGCGCTCTGGCTGCTGGACGTGGCCACGGGCGAGGAGCGGCTGGTCGCCGATCCGGCGACCCTGCTGGGCGAGGGCGGCGACGTCCGGTCCCTCTCCCCCGGTGAACGCGCGCTGCGCGAGCGGCTGCGGCTCAGCGCCGCCGGCATCGGCTCGTACGCGTTGGACGCGGTCGGTCGGGTTGCGGTGTTCGCGCTGGCCGGGCGCTTGTTCCGGGCCGATCTGGTGCACGGCGACGTGGTGGAGGTGGCGGCCGTCGGCCCGGTGCTGGACCCACGTCCGGACCCGAGCGGGCAGCGGTTGGCGTACGTGACGGACGCGGCCGATGGTGTGCGTCGGGGTGAGCTGCGGGTGATCGACCCGGACGGGACCGACACCCTGCTGGCCGGCGAGGACGCCGGGGTGAGCTGGGGGTTGGCCGAGCACATCGCGGCGGAGGAGTTCGGCCGTTTCCGGGGGTACTGGTGGGCACCGGACAGCCGCATGGTGCTCGCCGCCCGGGTCGACGAGTCCCGCCTGGAGCGGTGGCACCTGCACGACCCGGCGGAGCCGGCGAGCCCGCCGACCGCCATCGCGTACCCCCGGGCTGGTGGGCCCAACGCGGAGGTCAGCCTGCACCTGCTGGACCTGGACGACGGCTGGGTCGACGTGCACTGGGACCGGGAGACCTACCCGTACCTGACCGGGGTCAGCTGGGGTGACGGCAGCCCGTTGATCACCGTGCTGCGCCGCTCGCAGCAGCACGGGCTGGTGCTGGCGGTGGACCCGCGGACGGGTGAGACGCAGGTGCACGCCGAGCTGGCCGACCCGCGCTGGGTCGAACCGATCGCCGGCACCCCCACGCACCTGCCCGACGGCCGGGTGCTGGTCGGTGGGGAGCTGGCCCACGACGGGTACGACGCCCGGTGCCTGTTCGCGGACGGCACGCTGCTCACCCCGCCGTCGCTGTACGTGCGGCGGGTGGTGGGTCGGCTGCCGGCCGCCGCCGGACCGGCCGACCTGCTGGTGGAGGCGAGCGACGGCGAGCCGAGCGAGCGGCACCTGTTCCGGGTCCGCACCACCATCGGCGGTGGGGTGGACGCGCGCCGGCTCACCACCGACTCCGGTTGGTACACCGCGGCGGTGGGCGGGGACGTGCTGGCCGTCGGCGTCGCGTCGCTGGATCATGCCGGGGTGCGCTGGACGGTGCGCCGCGGCGACCAGGAGATCGCCGAGCTGCGGTCCTTCGCCGCCACCCCGCCGTACTCTCCGCTGCCGTTGCTGGAACGGGTGACCGATCGGCGGCTGCCGGCGGCGGTGCTCTACCCGGACAACCACGTGACGGGCCGGCGGCTGCCGGTGCTGCTGGACATCTACGGCGGCCCGGGGCACCAGGAGGTCGTGGCGGCGCGGGCCGCGTGGTTGGAACGGCAGTGGTGGGCCGACGCCGGGTTCGCGGTGGTCACCATCGACAACCGGGGTACGCCGGGCGTGGCCCCGTCGTTCGAGAAGGCGATCCACCGGCGGGTCGCCGACGTGATCCTGACCGACCAGATCGACGCGCTGACCGCGCTCGCCGGCAAGCACCCGGACCTGGACCTGAGCCGCGTGGGGGTGCGGGGTTGGTCGTTCGGCGGGTGGCTGGCCGGGTTGGCGGTGCTGCGCCACCCGGAGCTGTTCCGGTGCGGGATCGCGGGCGCCCCGGTGACCGACTGGGCGCTGTACGACACCGCGTACACCGAGCGTTATCTGGGGTTGCCGGAAGACGGCCTGGACATCTACGCGCACCATTCGCTCGTCGAGTTGGCCGCCGAGCCGGTCACCGGCCCGGACCAGGCCCGCCCGTTGCTGCTGGTACACGGCATGGCCGACGACAACGTGGTGGCCGCGCACACGCTGCGGCTCTCCGCGGCCCTGCTGAGCACCGGCCGGCCGCACGCCGTGCTGCCGCTCACCGGGGCCACCCACCTGGCCGCGAACGGCACCGCCGAACGGCTGCTCCCCCTGGAACTGGATTTCCTCCGTACCCACCTGTTGTAA
- the mshB gene encoding N-acetyl-1-D-myo-inositol-2-amino-2-deoxy-alpha-D-glucopyranoside deacetylase, which translates to MTVVTMLPDRRLLLVHAHPDDESIGTGSTMAHYAADGAHVTLVTCTLGEEGEIHLPALAQLAAAEADQLGGYRVAELAAACAALGVSDHRFLGGAGRYRDSGMMGLATNQHPRAFWQADLDEAAGHLVEIMREVRPQVLVTYDPNGFYGHPDHIQAHRVAMRAVELATAEGCAPLKVYWTAMPLSVLEAGMTHFAESSDNPFGGIEDIADLPFGTPDAQIAARIDGTDQHTAKEAAMRAHATQIPANSWLYSIAGNFGGEFMGVEYFTLAVGEKGPGAGPYGWEDDLFAGLPAETAPDRSPVAAAGLR; encoded by the coding sequence GTGACCGTCGTGACGATGCTGCCCGACCGCCGCCTGCTGCTGGTCCACGCGCACCCCGACGACGAGTCGATCGGCACCGGCTCGACGATGGCCCACTACGCCGCCGACGGCGCGCACGTCACGCTGGTGACCTGCACGCTCGGCGAGGAGGGCGAGATCCACCTGCCCGCGCTGGCCCAGCTCGCCGCCGCCGAGGCCGACCAGCTCGGCGGGTACCGCGTCGCCGAGCTGGCCGCCGCGTGCGCCGCGCTCGGCGTCAGCGACCACCGCTTCCTCGGCGGCGCCGGCCGCTACCGCGACTCCGGGATGATGGGGCTCGCGACCAACCAGCACCCCCGGGCCTTCTGGCAGGCCGACCTCGACGAGGCCGCCGGGCATCTCGTGGAGATCATGCGAGAGGTACGCCCGCAGGTGCTCGTCACGTACGACCCGAACGGCTTCTACGGCCACCCCGACCACATCCAGGCCCACCGGGTGGCCATGCGCGCCGTCGAGCTGGCCACCGCCGAGGGCTGCGCCCCGCTCAAGGTCTACTGGACGGCGATGCCGCTCAGCGTCCTGGAGGCCGGCATGACGCACTTCGCCGAGTCCTCCGACAACCCGTTCGGCGGCATCGAGGACATCGCCGACCTGCCCTTCGGCACCCCGGACGCCCAGATCGCCGCCCGGATCGACGGCACCGACCAGCACACGGCCAAGGAGGCCGCGATGCGGGCGCACGCCACCCAGATCCCGGCCAACTCCTGGCTCTACTCGATCGCCGGCAACTTCGGCGGCGAGTTCATGGGCGTGGAGTACTTCACCCTCGCGGTCGGCGAGAAGGGCCCGGGCGCCGGGCCGTACGGCTGGGAGGACGACCTCTTCGCCGGCCTGCCCGCGGAGACCGCCCCGGACCGGTCCCCGGTCGCGGCGGCGGGTCTCCGGTGA
- a CDS encoding GNAT family N-acetyltransferase — translation MLRQQDVGHRIVVRRIVGIREGRPLFSDALGELVELSETHLTLATAQGQLRVPVAQVHRAKRVPPTRRPTAAAVVALERAADEAWPAPTRGRLGDWLLRSAEGWTGRANSALPIGDPDRPLAAAVDAVQRWYAELGQPALINTPLPLAAPVGAELDARGWSTRPPTLVQIAPLPLLTSTPGSAPAGGQGNAVVELATAPSDEWLAIAAGRKGGLPDAARHVLTAVDQVRFAHVYADNALVAVGRGTVTGQGRWLGLSLVEVLPTARRQGLASRVIHELASWGAAGGATHAFLQVEQRNAAAVALYQRLGLVTHHTYLTRVAPN, via the coding sequence GTGCTCCGACAGCAGGATGTGGGACACCGGATCGTGGTCCGCCGGATTGTGGGGATTCGCGAGGGCCGCCCACTATTCTCCGATGCTCTGGGCGAGCTGGTGGAGCTGAGCGAGACTCATCTCACGCTGGCCACCGCGCAGGGACAGCTACGGGTCCCGGTGGCGCAGGTCCACCGCGCCAAGCGCGTACCGCCGACCCGTCGGCCGACCGCCGCCGCTGTCGTGGCGCTGGAGCGGGCAGCCGACGAGGCCTGGCCGGCACCGACCCGGGGTCGGCTCGGTGACTGGTTGCTCCGGTCGGCCGAGGGCTGGACCGGGCGCGCCAACTCGGCGCTGCCGATCGGCGACCCGGACCGACCGCTGGCCGCAGCGGTCGACGCGGTGCAGCGCTGGTACGCCGAACTGGGCCAACCCGCGTTGATCAACACGCCGCTGCCCCTCGCCGCACCGGTCGGCGCCGAACTGGACGCCCGCGGCTGGAGCACCCGCCCACCGACGCTGGTGCAGATCGCGCCGCTACCCCTGCTGACGTCGACACCCGGCAGCGCTCCGGCCGGCGGGCAGGGCAACGCGGTCGTCGAGCTGGCCACCGCGCCCAGCGACGAGTGGCTGGCCATCGCCGCCGGCCGCAAGGGCGGCCTGCCGGATGCCGCCCGGCACGTGCTCACCGCCGTGGACCAGGTCCGCTTCGCCCACGTGTACGCCGACAACGCTCTGGTGGCAGTCGGCCGCGGCACAGTGACCGGCCAGGGGCGCTGGCTGGGCCTGAGCCTTGTCGAAGTACTACCGACGGCCCGCCGACAAGGGCTGGCCAGCCGCGTGATCCACGAACTCGCCAGCTGGGGCGCGGCCGGCGGGGCGACGCACGCGTTCCTCCAGGTCGAGCAGCGCAACGCGGCGGCGGTCGCGCTCTACCAGCGGCTCGGTCTCGTCACCCACCACACCTACCTGACCCGGGTCGCCCCAAACTGA
- the fdxA gene encoding ferredoxin produces MTYIIAEPCVDVLDKACIEECPVDCIYEGNRMLYIHPDECVDCGACEPVCPVEAIFYEDDVPEQWKDYTGANYEFFEDLGSPGGASKIGKVEKDATFVAAQPPRGEGN; encoded by the coding sequence GTGACCTACATCATCGCCGAGCCGTGCGTAGATGTGCTCGACAAGGCATGCATCGAGGAGTGCCCGGTCGACTGCATTTACGAGGGCAATCGGATGCTCTACATCCACCCCGACGAGTGCGTCGACTGTGGTGCCTGTGAGCCCGTCTGCCCCGTGGAGGCGATCTTCTACGAGGACGACGTCCCGGAGCAGTGGAAGGACTACACAGGCGCGAACTACGAGTTCTTCGAGGACCTGGGCTCGCCCGGTGGCGCCTCGAAGATCGGCAAGGTGGAGAAGGACGCCACCTTCGTCGCCGCGCAGCCGCCGCGCGGCGAGGGCAACTGA